Proteins from one Candidatus Polarisedimenticolaceae bacterium genomic window:
- a CDS encoding DUF2950 domain-containing protein produces the protein MRAWIPLAALLFSASHAAEPALEQKTFPTPEAAAEALVSAAERFDVTALKEIFGPEGLDLVVSDDPVMDRNDSAAFAAQAREKMQVVRDPKKKKRATILAGVDEWPLPIPLVQKRGQWRFDSKAGAQEVIQRRIGRNELDAIEVCEGYVEAQHEYASEKRDGAAVNQYAQRVVSTPGRQDGLAWQDPDGTWRGPVGEGIARVIAEGYSSRYEPYHGYYFKVLKGQGPAAPMGEMDFVVDGVMIGGFALVAAPATYGVTGVKTFIVSHTGIVYEKDLGPDSVERFRAMERYDPDATWTPVP, from the coding sequence ATGAGAGCCTGGATTCCCTTGGCCGCCTTGTTGTTCTCGGCGTCGCACGCGGCGGAACCCGCCCTCGAGCAGAAGACCTTCCCGACCCCCGAGGCGGCCGCCGAGGCGCTGGTCTCGGCGGCCGAGCGATTCGACGTGACCGCGCTGAAGGAGATCTTCGGTCCCGAAGGGCTCGATCTCGTGGTGTCGGACGATCCGGTGATGGACAGGAACGACAGCGCCGCCTTCGCCGCGCAGGCCCGCGAGAAGATGCAGGTCGTCCGCGATCCGAAGAAGAAGAAGCGCGCGACGATCCTCGCCGGCGTGGACGAGTGGCCGCTGCCGATTCCCCTCGTCCAGAAGCGCGGCCAATGGCGGTTCGACTCGAAGGCCGGCGCCCAGGAAGTCATCCAGCGGCGCATCGGGCGTAACGAGCTCGACGCGATCGAGGTCTGCGAGGGTTACGTCGAAGCCCAGCACGAATACGCTTCGGAGAAACGCGACGGCGCGGCCGTGAACCAGTACGCGCAGCGCGTGGTCAGCACCCCCGGAAGGCAGGACGGCCTGGCGTGGCAGGACCCCGACGGAACGTGGCGGGGCCCGGTTGGCGAGGGGATCGCGCGGGTCATCGCGGAGGGGTACTCCAGCCGGTACGAGCCGTACCACGGGTACTACTTCAAGGTCCTGAAGGGTCAGGGCCCGGCCGCCCCGATGGGCGAGATGGACTTCGTCGTGGACGGCGTGATGATCGGCGGGTTCGCCCTCGTCGCCGCGCCGGCGACCTACGGGGTCACCGGTGTGAAGACCTTCATCGTGAGCCACACCGGCATCGTCTACGAGAAGGACCTCGGCCCCGACTCGGTGGAGCGGTTCCGCGCGATGGAGCGATACGACCCCGACGCGACCTGGACGCCGGTCCCGTGA
- the cax gene encoding calcium/proton exchanger, whose translation MRLLLREIRHNPLLWLLAFVPVLFAIEHFAPESHTALFLVSVLAIVPLATLLSHATESVAAKTGDAVGGLLNATLGNLTELVIALAALRAGQYMLVKASIAGAIVTNTLFMLGASFLLGGLKHHTQEFNRVGARLQSGLLFLAVVALLIPSAISVADASEGAAFKQTLSVSLAVLLIVAYGLGMLFSLKTHREQFASAGHGEEGEAPWPLGLALATLAGVTVLVALVSEVFVASVQKAAETFGMTPAFVGFIVVALVGGAAEMASAFSGARKNRLDLSVGIALGSASQIALFVAPVLVLLSYVLGPTPMDLQFWPGAVVMMLIATLTATMVTNSGRSAWFVGVLLLMVYAIFAMTLYLLPPQAARP comes from the coding sequence GTGAGGCTCCTGCTGCGGGAGATCCGCCACAATCCCCTCCTGTGGCTGCTGGCCTTCGTTCCGGTCCTCTTCGCGATCGAGCACTTCGCGCCCGAGTCCCACACCGCCCTCTTCCTGGTCTCCGTCCTCGCGATCGTCCCGCTGGCCACCCTGCTCAGCCACGCCACCGAGTCGGTCGCGGCGAAGACCGGGGACGCGGTCGGCGGCCTGCTCAACGCCACCCTGGGGAACCTCACCGAGCTCGTCATCGCCCTCGCCGCCCTTCGCGCCGGGCAGTACATGCTGGTGAAGGCGTCGATCGCCGGCGCGATCGTTACGAACACGTTGTTCATGCTCGGCGCGTCGTTCCTGCTGGGCGGACTCAAGCACCACACCCAGGAGTTCAACCGCGTCGGCGCCCGGCTCCAGTCCGGGCTGCTGTTCCTCGCCGTCGTGGCGCTGCTGATCCCCTCCGCGATCTCGGTCGCCGATGCCTCGGAGGGGGCGGCGTTCAAGCAGACGCTGAGCGTGAGCCTCGCGGTCCTGCTCATCGTCGCGTACGGGCTGGGGATGCTGTTCTCCCTCAAGACCCACCGCGAGCAGTTCGCCAGCGCCGGGCACGGCGAGGAGGGCGAGGCGCCCTGGCCGCTGGGCCTCGCCCTTGCGACGCTCGCCGGCGTCACCGTGCTCGTGGCGCTCGTCAGCGAGGTTTTCGTCGCTTCGGTGCAGAAGGCCGCCGAGACGTTCGGGATGACGCCCGCGTTCGTGGGGTTCATCGTCGTGGCGCTCGTGGGCGGCGCGGCGGAGATGGCCTCCGCGTTCTCCGGCGCGCGCAAGAACCGCCTCGATCTGAGCGTGGGGATCGCGCTCGGCAGCGCCTCCCAGATCGCGCTGTTCGTCGCTCCGGTGCTGGTCCTGCTCAGCTACGTCCTGGGCCCGACGCCGATGGACCTGCAGTTCTGGCCCGGAGCCGTCGTGATGATGCTCATCGCGACGCTCACCGCGACGATGGTGACCAACAGCGGGCGTTCGGCGTGGTTCGTCGGCGTGCTGCTGCTGATGGTCTACGCGATCTTCGCCATGACCCTCTACCT
- a CDS encoding DUF3300 domain-containing protein — MATVLTAVLLPGEAGLVLAQEKPPAPAATPAKAEPAEPKLTADQLDSLVAPVALYPDPLLAQTLVAATYPLEVIQLQQWLVKNPSLKDKALADAVAKQPWDPAIQSMAAVPDVVKRLADDIQWTTDLGNAFLSQQSDVMDAVQRMRKKAKDKGALESNEQQKVETKVIEEKTVIVVESANPEVIYVPSYSPTVVYGPPVYPYPPIYYPPYPPGAAFVSFSFGVMWGAAIWGGSCCGCGWGGSNVNINVNNNFNRVNHNQGGGRGGAGGGNWQHNPKHRGAAPYSNKATANKYGGQSGAGNRGTSARQQPSTRQQPGAGGSRGPSASQQPRGGGGGDKIGGRDIPKSSGSSKAGGFSGGSRGYSGSSARASSSRGASSMGGRGGGGMRGGGGGRRR; from the coding sequence GTGGCGACCGTCCTGACGGCCGTTCTCCTCCCCGGCGAGGCCGGCCTCGTCCTCGCGCAGGAGAAGCCCCCGGCGCCGGCCGCGACACCCGCCAAGGCGGAACCCGCCGAGCCGAAGCTCACGGCCGACCAGCTCGATTCGCTGGTGGCGCCGGTCGCCCTCTACCCCGACCCGCTCCTGGCGCAGACGCTCGTCGCCGCCACCTACCCGCTGGAGGTCATCCAGCTCCAGCAGTGGCTCGTGAAGAACCCGAGCCTGAAGGACAAGGCCCTCGCCGACGCGGTCGCGAAGCAGCCGTGGGATCCCGCGATCCAGTCGATGGCGGCGGTGCCGGACGTCGTGAAACGGCTCGCCGACGACATCCAGTGGACCACCGACCTCGGGAACGCCTTCCTCTCGCAGCAGTCCGACGTGATGGACGCCGTCCAGCGGATGCGCAAGAAGGCCAAGGACAAGGGCGCTCTCGAGTCCAACGAGCAGCAGAAGGTCGAGACGAAGGTGATCGAGGAGAAGACGGTCATCGTCGTGGAGTCCGCGAACCCCGAGGTGATCTACGTCCCGTCCTACAGCCCCACCGTCGTCTACGGGCCGCCGGTCTACCCGTACCCTCCGATCTACTACCCGCCGTACCCGCCGGGAGCCGCGTTCGTGTCGTTCAGCTTCGGCGTGATGTGGGGCGCGGCGATCTGGGGCGGTTCCTGCTGCGGCTGCGGTTGGGGCGGAAGCAACGTCAACATCAACGTGAACAACAACTTCAACCGCGTGAACCACAACCAGGGCGGCGGCCGGGGCGGGGCCGGCGGCGGGAACTGGCAACACAACCCCAAGCATCGCGGCGCGGCGCCCTACTCCAACAAGGCGACGGCGAACAAGTACGGCGGCCAGTCCGGGGCGGGAAATCGCGGGACGAGCGCGCGGCAGCAGCCCAGCACGAGGCAGCAGCCCGGCGCCGGCGGTTCCAGGGGGCCGAGCGCATCCCAGCAGCCCCGAGGCGGCGGCGGCGGAGACAAGATCGGCGGCCGGGACATTCCGAAGAGCAGCGGCTCGTCGAAGGCCGGCGGTTTCAGCGGCGGCTCCCGCGGGTACAGCGGGAGCAGCGCGCGGGCCAGCAGCTCGCGGGGCGCGTCGAGCATGGGCGGGCGCGGCGGAGGAGGGATGCGAGGCGGCGGCGGAGGGCGACGGAGATGA